The stretch of DNA CCATGTCAAACGCGCCGATCTGATCGTGGTAGCGACCGGCATTACTGGGCTGGTAAAAGGCGAGTGGATCAAGGAGGGGGCTATCGTTATTGATGTGGGCATCAATCGGCAGGCAGACGGCAAGTTGGTTGGGGATGTCGAGTTCGATGCTGCCGTGCAGCGCGCCGGCTGGATCACGCCAGTGCCAGGCGGCGTCGGGCCCATGACCCGCGCATGCCTGTTGGAGAACACGCTACATGCCGCGGAGCACTTGCACAGTTAATGCGGAAATCGGCTCCGGGCTAATAAAAACGGCACCCTAGGGTGCCGTTTCCTTTTACCGGATGCAGGCGAAAAACTTACCGCTCCTGCTCCCAGGACTTGATCAGTTCGTCATAACTGACCGTCTCGCCCTGAGGCTTTTCGTTTTCCAGCTTGGGCTTGGGCGAGCCAGGCTGGCTCAGCCAGTATTCCGGGTCACGTGGCTCATTCAGCTTCGGCCCGCACTTGGGTTGCACCTTGGCGCGCTCCAGACGCGCCATCATGGTGTCTTGCGCTTCGGCAAGGCCGTCCAGCGCTTCCTGAGGCGTCTTGTCACCGCTCGCTGCTTCGGCGATGTATTGCCACCAGAGTTGCGCGAGGCGCGGGTAATCCGGAACGTTGGTTCCGGTTGGTGTCCATTGCACTCGCGCAGGGCTGCGATAGAACTCCACCAGACCGCCCAGCTTTGGTGCTGCCTCGGTCATCGCATCCGAGTTGATATCCGACTCTCGGATAGGTGTCAGCCCCACCAGAGTCTTCTTCAGCGAAACAGTCTTGGAGACAGTGAACTGAGCGTATAGCCAGGCGGCCAAGCGGCGCTCGTCTGGGGTTGAATCGAGAAACGTCCAAGAGCCCGCGTCCTGATAGCCGAGCTTCATGCCCTCTTCCCAGTACGGCCCCTTAGGGGACGGTGCCATCCGCCACTTCGGCGTGCCGTCCTCATTGACGACCGGCAGGCCCGGCTTGGTCATGTCGGCAGTAAAGGCGGTGTACCAGAAGATCTGCTGTGCAATGTTGCCCTGAGCGGGAACCGGGCCTGACTCGGAGAACGTCATGCCCTGCGCCTCACGGGGTGCATATTCGCGCATCCAATCGACGTACTTCTGAGTGGCGTAAACCGCGGCAGGACCATTGGTGGCGCCACCGCGGGCGACGCTTGAACCCACCGGATGGCAGTCCTCGACACGGATGCCCCACTCGTCAACCGGCAAACCGTTTGGCAGCCCCTTGTCTCCCGCGCCGGCCATGGAAAACCAGGCATCGGTGAAACGCCAGCCGAGCGAAGGGTCCTTCTTGCCATAGTCCATGTGGCCGTAGACGCGTTGGCCATCTATTTCTTTCACGTGCTTGCTGAAGAACTCGGCGATGTCTTCATAAGCGGACCAGTTCACCGGCACGCCAAGCTCGTAGCCGTAACGCTCTTTGAATTGCTGTTTCAGCTCTGGGCGTTCAAACCAGTCGGCGCGAAACCAGTAGAGGTTGGCGAACTGCTGTACGGGCAGCTGATAGATCTTGCCGTCAGGCCCCGTGGTGAAGGAGATCCCGATGAAGTCATCCAGATCGAGTGTCGGCAGCGTGTAATCCTTGGCTTCGCCTTCGATCATGTCGCTGATCGCAACCGCTTTTCCATAACGAAAATGCGTGCCGATCAGATCCGAGTCATTGATGTAGCCGTCATAGATGTTCTTGCCGGATTGCATCTGCGTTTGCAGCTTCTCGACGACATCGCCTTCCTGCATCAGGTCATGCCGCAGCTTGATGCCGGTGATCTCACTGAACGCCCGAGCAAGCGTCTTCGATTCATACTCGTGGGTGGTGATGGTTTCGGATGCGACATTGATCTCCATCCCGCGGAACGGCTCAGCAGCCTTGATAAACCAGCGCAACTCCTCCATCTGCTGCTCCGGGGACAGCGTTGAGGGACTGAATTCCGACTCGATCCATTTCTTTGCGGCGTCTTCGTAGGCATCAGCCCATGCCGTTCCTGCCAAGCCGGACAACGTCAGCAAGGCTGTGAGCGCCATGCCATGTCGGGTGTTGTTTTTATTCTCGAACATACACACCTCCTTTGGGTTTTTCGTAAGGATCAGCCCTCAGGCTCAACCCCAGCGCATCACTGCAAACAACCAGACGAGAGATAGCGCGGTCGCTATCCAGATGCTCCAGTCGGTCAGGCCTATCAGCAGGAGATGCCAATAGGCGCTGCCCAGAAGTCCAATGAACAATCGATCGCCCCGAGTGGTGACGATGGGTAAAAGGCCTTTTCGAGGCGCGCAGGGACGTCTTAGCTCCCATGCGCTCATAAGTGCCAGCATCACGCCAATCACCGCAAAAAAAGCCGCCGTAGGGGTCGTCCAGGCCATCCAGTTCATGAGCGTTCCTCTATACCCGGCCCAGGGCGAAGCCCTTGGCGACGTGATTGCGGACGAACCAGATCACCAGCATGCCCGGAAGAATAGTCAGCACGCCGGCAGCCGCCAGGACGCCCCAGTCAATGCCGGAAGCGGACACGGTGCGCGTCATTACTGAAACGATGGGTTTTGCATCCACCGACGTCAGCGTGCGTGCCAGCAGGAGCTCGACCCAGGAAAACATGAAGCAGAAGAAGGCTGTCACGCCGATGCCCGAACCAATCAGCGGGATGAAAATCTTCACGAAGAACTTGGGAAAACTGTAGCCGTCGATGTACGCCGTCTCGTCGATTTCCTTGGGTACGCCGGACATGAAGCCTTCCAGAATCCATACCGCGAGCGGCACGTTGAACAGGCAATGCGCCAATGCCACCGCAATGTGCGTGTCGAAAAGTCCGATCGACGAATACAGCTGAAAAAACGGCAGCAGAAAAACGGCAGGCGGGGCCATCCGGTTGGTTAGCAGCCAGAAAAACAGGTGTTTGTCGCCGAGAAAACGGAAGCGGGAAAAGGCGTATGCGGCAGGCAATGCCACGGTCAGCGAGATGATGGTGTTCAAGCACACGTAGTACAGCGAGTTGATATAGCCGCTATACCAGCTGCGGTCGGTAAAGATCACCTTGTAATTGTCAAACGTGAGGTCCCGAGGCCATAGCGTCAGCCCTCCAAGAATTTCAGTATTGCTCTTGAACGACATATTGATGAGCCAGTAGATCGGCACCATCAGGAACGCGATGTAGAGGATCAGTACGACTCGCTTGCGCAGGTTCATTAGCAGGCCCTCTTCATTTCTGGTCGCCATGGGTCATGGCCGTGTAGAACAGCCATGACACCAGCAAAATGATCAGGAAGTAGATCAACGAGAACGCCGCCGCCGGGCCCAGATCGAACTGGCCTACCGCCATTTTCGTCAGCGTCTGGCTAAGGAAGGTGGTGGCATTGCCCGGCCCGCCGCCGGTGAGTACGAACGGCTCGGTGTAGATCATGAAGCTGTCCATGAAGCGCAACATCACGGCGATCAGAAGGACGCTCTTGAGCTTGGGCAGCTGGATGTAGCGGAACACCGCCCAGCTCGAAGCCCTGTCGATGCGGGCGGCCTGGTAATAGGCATCGGGAATGGCGCGCAGGCCCGAGTAACAGAGCAATGCGACCAGGGACGTCCAATGCCAGACGTCCATCACCAGCACCGTTACCCAGGCGTCCCGAGTGTTGGAGGCGTAGTTGTAGTCAACGCCAAGCTCTCGCAAGCTCCAGCCCAGCAGGCCGATGTCGGCGCGCCCGAAAATCTGCCAGATCGTCCCGACCACATTCCACGGGATCAATAAGGGAATCGCCATCACGATCAGGCACAACGAGGCCCAGCGCCCTCGAGTCGGCATCGTTAGCGCGACCGCGATCCCGAGCGGGATCTCGATCAGCAACACACTCCCCGAAAAGATGAACTGACGCAGAAGAGAGTCGTGCAGGCGGGGATCGTGAAGGATTTGCCGATACCAGTCAGCGCCCACGAAGAAGCGTGTCGAGGAATCGAAAATATCCTGCACCGAGTAGTTCACCACGGTCATCATCGGCAGGATGGCGCTGAAGGCGACCAGCAGGAACACGGGCAGTACGAGCCACCAGGCACGATTGTTCTGAACTTTAGTCATGGCCGGTCCTCCACCAGCCGATCATCGGCGTACAGCATCAGCCACTGAGCCGGGAACGTGACCCACGCCAGCTCCCTTGGCACCGCCTGATCCTCCGGCAGGCGCGCCTTCAGCAGGTGGCCTTGCAAGCGTAGCGTCAGGATCTTGAACGTCCCGAGGTCCTCCACCCGCACCACCTCGGCCTGCATTCCGCCGGCCGTGGCTTCGTTGGTTACCTGGACGAACTCTGGACGGATACCGACTTGCAAGCGGCTCGCTGTCAGGTCGGGCAACCGAGCCGCCTGCGCGCCTGAGAGCTGAAGGTGCAGATCGCCAAAGCCTACGCCGCCCTCCTCGGCCCGCACGTCGATGAGGTTCATTCCCGGGCTACCGACGAAAAAACCGACAAAGGTGTGCTGTGGTCGCTCGAACAGCTCGCGAGGCGTACCGAACTGGACGATCTGCCCACCATGCATCACGGCGATCTTATCGGCGAAGGTCGAGGCCTCCAGCTGATCGTGGGTGACGTAGATCATCGTGATGTTGAATTGTTCGTGGATCTGCTTGAGCTTGCGCCGCAACTTCCACTTCAGGTGTGGATCGATGACCGTGAGCGGCTCGTCGAAAAGGATGGCCGAGACGTCATCCCTTACCAGCCCGCGCCCCATGGAGACCTTCTGCTTCTCATCCGCGGTCAGATTACGGGCTTTGCGCTTGAGCAGCGGGTGCAGGTCGAGCACCTCGGCAATCTCGTGCACCTTGCTGGTGACTCGCGCTTCCGGCACGCCCTGGTTGCGCAAGGGAAAGGCCAAATTGTCGAAGACGGTCATGGTGTCGTACACGACCGGGAACTGGAAAACCTGCGCAATGTTGCGCTGCTCGGGCGTCAGCCGATTCACTTCGCGCGTATCGAACAGCACCTGACCTTCGGATGGGCTCAGCAAGCCTGAGATGATGTTGAGCAAGGTCGACTTACCGCAGCCGGACGGACCAAGCAGCGCATAAGCACCGCCCTGCTCCCACACATGATCCATCTCACGGATGGCATAGTCTGCCGCCCCACGTGGTTGCTCGCTGTAACTATGGGCCAGGTTCTGCAAGCGAATCTCTGCCATGACGCTCTCCTCAGACGCGTCGAGCCGGTGCCTGGGCCAACTGCCCGGTGGCATCGAACACAAACAGTTTGTGAGTCGGTACGTACACCCGTATCGGCGAATCCACGGCGTAGTCGTGCAGGCCCTGCAGGTGCAGCACCAGACTGAAGTGGTCGTTGCGCACGTGGAGGAAGGTTTCGGAGCCACTGATTTCCGCGAGTTCAACGATCCCAGACACCTCAAGATCGTCGTCATTGGATGGCACAAGGCCGATGTGGCTCGGACGAATGCCGAATTGATAGTCGCCTTCGCTCAGAGTCCGCAGATCCGCATTCAGCGGGAAATGCAGACTGTCCTGAAAGCTGACCTCGTTAGGGCCAATCCTGCCCGGTAGCAGATTGATCGGCGGCTCAGAGAACAGCTCGGCACTGAGCATTTGGCTAGGCTGGTGGTACACCTCCGACGTCGGCCCGCTTTGTATCACTCGACCTTCATGCAGCACCGTGGCGGTTCCGCCCAATGCAAGCGCCTCGTTGGGCTCAGTGGTCGCGTAGACGGCGATGCTGCGACGCGTCTTGAACAGCTCGCGCATTTCCTGCCGGAGCTCTTCACGCAGTTTGTAGTCGAGGTTGACCAGCGGCTCGTCGAACAGAACAAGATCTGCGTCTTTGACCAGCGCCCGCGCCATCGCAGTGCGCTGCTGCTGGCCGCCCGATAGCTCCAATGGATGCCGCTGAAGGAACCCTTCGATGTGCAGCATCTCGGCGGTTTCTCGGACCTTGCGCTCAATATCCGTCTTGCCCACGCCAGCCTGCCGCAGCGGCGAGGCAATATTTTCAAAGACCGTCAGCGTTGGGTAGTTGATGAACTGCTGATAGACCATTGACACGTTGCGCTTGCGCACCGGTACGCCGGTGACATCCGCGCCATTCATGAGAATTCGCCCCTTGGTCGGCCTGTCGAGGCCGGCCATGAGCCGCATCAGCGACGTCTTGCCGGACAGGGTCCGGCCGATCAGCACGTTGAATGAGCCTGGTTCGAAACTCAGGCTCGCATCAGCGATATGCAGTTGGCCGTCTACGGTCTTGGTGACGTGCTCTAGCGTGAGGGACATGCTGCACCCTTCTGATTGTTGTGAAGGGAGCAGAGCGAGATCCATGCCAGCAGATGGTCAGCGCTCTAGCACGCGGCCCACCGACGGACGAACTGTTGCCAACTGTTCAAAATGAACAATTATGAACATTGACAGTGAACAGAAATGAACAAGACTGTTCATGGCTCCGAACAGGCAAAACCACAAAAACAAGAAGCGCAGCGAGAGAGAGGCAACATGGCCGATCCAGCCCAGTCCATGTCACATCAGACGCTGGTCGAAGACTCCTGGAACCGTTGTGAACGCTACGGGCTAAATCCGCTGAGCATTCCCAGCTTCGGCCAGCCGACAGAACAAGACGTCATTAGCCTGCTAGAGCGTCAACACAGCCTGGTGCAGACCACACAGCGCGAGGTACTGCCCTACTACGAGAACATCCTTTCGAATTCCAGCTGCCTGATACTGCTGGCGGACAGTCGCGGTCAGCTACTCGAGTCCTGGGGTGATCGTCGCTTCGTCGAGCCCGGACAGCAGCGTGGTTTCAAACCAGGCGCCAGCTGGATGGAACGCGACACTGGTACCAATGCAATTGGCACCGCGCTGGCCAGTGGGCAGGCCGTGCATATCCAGCGCGACGAACACTTTCTCAAGGCTAATCGTTATCTATCCGGCGCGGCATCGCCCATCTTTGACGCGCAACGCCAGTTGATTGCGGTACTCGACGTCTCCAGCGACAGCTACCTGCCGCCTTCGCATACGCTCGGCATGGTCAAGATGATGAGTCAGTCTGTCGAAAACCGACTGATCCTCAACCTGTTCCGGGATGACTATTTTCAGCTGAGTTTCAACACCGGCCAGGACAACCTCGACAGCCAGTGGGCCGGATTGCTGATTTTCGATGAGTGCGGAATTATTGTCTCGGCCAACCGGCGAGCCGACACCCTGCTTGGCGAAACGCTTACGCGCACGCGTATCGACAGGTTGTTCGACATCCCGTTATTGCAGCTGATTAATCAGCCAGAAGAGCAGCCTCTGGCCCTGAGAGCGATGGGCCGCCATCGCTTTCAGGGCATCGTGCGGCGCCCCCACACCCCGCGCGTTCAACCACGCGACTTTCGCACGACGTTCCGATCAGAAAAACCCATCGATCTGGCCGCCATCGATCAGGGCGATCCGCAGGTTCAGAAGGCTATCCGACAGGCCCAGCTGATGCTGGAAAAAGACGTCCCGATTCTTGTGCACGGCGAAACAGGCGTTGGCAAGGAGGTGATGGTCAAGGCACTGCATGCGGCCAGTTCGCGGGCGAAGGCGCCGCTGATTGCGGTGAATTGCGCAGCAATTCCCCATGAGTTGATCGAGTCCGAACTGTTCGGCTATGAAAAAGGCGCCTTCACGGGCGCACATCAGAAAGGCAGCCTCGGTCTGATTCGCAAGTCGGACGGGGGTGTGTTGTTCCTCGATGAGATCGGCGACATGCCGCTGAGCCTACAAGCGCGTCTATTGCGCGTGCTGCAGGACCGCAGCGTTCAGCCGCTCGGGGGTGGAGAACCCTTCCCGGTCGACTTCCGGCTGGTATGCGCAACAAACCGCTCGCTGCGCCAAGAGGTAGAGACTGGGCGCTTCCGTCGAGATCTGTACTACCGAGTGAGCGCGCTTAACGTGGAGCTTCCGCCGTTGCGACTGCGCCGTGACAAAGCAATGTTGTTCAAGCGGGTATGGGAGCAATACCGCGAGCCCCATCAGTGGGCTGGGCTCAGTTGCGAGGTACAGGCGGCATTCGAGCGTCACCCATGGCCCGGCAACCTGCGGCAATTGAGCAACGTCATACAGGTTGCCCTGGCATTGGCAGACGACCAGCCGATAAGGCTGGAACATTTACCGAATGACTTCCTGGCGGAGCTGGAGCAACCGCCTTCTTTGCATCCAACAATCGCACCGCACCTGCCGGA from Pseudomonas sp. DNDY-54 encodes:
- a CDS encoding carbohydrate ABC transporter permease translates to MTKVQNNRAWWLVLPVFLLVAFSAILPMMTVVNYSVQDIFDSSTRFFVGADWYRQILHDPRLHDSLLRQFIFSGSVLLIEIPLGIAVALTMPTRGRWASLCLIVMAIPLLIPWNVVGTIWQIFGRADIGLLGWSLRELGVDYNYASNTRDAWVTVLVMDVWHWTSLVALLCYSGLRAIPDAYYQAARIDRASSWAVFRYIQLPKLKSVLLIAVMLRFMDSFMIYTEPFVLTGGGPGNATTFLSQTLTKMAVGQFDLGPAAAFSLIYFLIILLVSWLFYTAMTHGDQK
- a CDS encoding ABC transporter ATP-binding protein; protein product: MAEIRLQNLAHSYSEQPRGAADYAIREMDHVWEQGGAYALLGPSGCGKSTLLNIISGLLSPSEGQVLFDTREVNRLTPEQRNIAQVFQFPVVYDTMTVFDNLAFPLRNQGVPEARVTSKVHEIAEVLDLHPLLKRKARNLTADEKQKVSMGRGLVRDDVSAILFDEPLTVIDPHLKWKLRRKLKQIHEQFNITMIYVTHDQLEASTFADKIAVMHGGQIVQFGTPRELFERPQHTFVGFFVGSPGMNLIDVRAEEGGVGFGDLHLQLSGAQAARLPDLTASRLQVGIRPEFVQVTNEATAGGMQAEVVRVEDLGTFKILTLRLQGHLLKARLPEDQAVPRELAWVTFPAQWLMLYADDRLVEDRP
- a CDS encoding sigma-54-dependent Fis family transcriptional regulator; this encodes MADPAQSMSHQTLVEDSWNRCERYGLNPLSIPSFGQPTEQDVISLLERQHSLVQTTQREVLPYYENILSNSSCLILLADSRGQLLESWGDRRFVEPGQQRGFKPGASWMERDTGTNAIGTALASGQAVHIQRDEHFLKANRYLSGAASPIFDAQRQLIAVLDVSSDSYLPPSHTLGMVKMMSQSVENRLILNLFRDDYFQLSFNTGQDNLDSQWAGLLIFDECGIIVSANRRADTLLGETLTRTRIDRLFDIPLLQLINQPEEQPLALRAMGRHRFQGIVRRPHTPRVQPRDFRTTFRSEKPIDLAAIDQGDPQVQKAIRQAQLMLEKDVPILVHGETGVGKEVMVKALHAASSRAKAPLIAVNCAAIPHELIESELFGYEKGAFTGAHQKGSLGLIRKSDGGVLFLDEIGDMPLSLQARLLRVLQDRSVQPLGGGEPFPVDFRLVCATNRSLRQEVETGRFRRDLYYRVSALNVELPPLRLRRDKAMLFKRVWEQYREPHQWAGLSCEVQAAFERHPWPGNLRQLSNVIQVALALADDQPIRLEHLPNDFLAELEQPPSLHPTIAPHLPEGRHCMQADNSLESLYQTYNGNVSLLARQLGISRNTLYKRLREQGLYPA
- a CDS encoding ABC transporter ATP-binding protein — its product is MSLTLEHVTKTVDGQLHIADASLSFEPGSFNVLIGRTLSGKTSLMRLMAGLDRPTKGRILMNGADVTGVPVRKRNVSMVYQQFINYPTLTVFENIASPLRQAGVGKTDIERKVRETAEMLHIEGFLQRHPLELSGGQQQRTAMARALVKDADLVLFDEPLVNLDYKLREELRQEMRELFKTRRSIAVYATTEPNEALALGGTATVLHEGRVIQSGPTSEVYHQPSQMLSAELFSEPPINLLPGRIGPNEVSFQDSLHFPLNADLRTLSEGDYQFGIRPSHIGLVPSNDDDLEVSGIVELAEISGSETFLHVRNDHFSLVLHLQGLHDYAVDSPIRVYVPTHKLFVFDATGQLAQAPARRV
- a CDS encoding ABC transporter substrate-binding protein gives rise to the protein MFENKNNTRHGMALTALLTLSGLAGTAWADAYEDAAKKWIESEFSPSTLSPEQQMEELRWFIKAAEPFRGMEINVASETITTHEYESKTLARAFSEITGIKLRHDLMQEGDVVEKLQTQMQSGKNIYDGYINDSDLIGTHFRYGKAVAISDMIEGEAKDYTLPTLDLDDFIGISFTTGPDGKIYQLPVQQFANLYWFRADWFERPELKQQFKERYGYELGVPVNWSAYEDIAEFFSKHVKEIDGQRVYGHMDYGKKDPSLGWRFTDAWFSMAGAGDKGLPNGLPVDEWGIRVEDCHPVGSSVARGGATNGPAAVYATQKYVDWMREYAPREAQGMTFSESGPVPAQGNIAQQIFWYTAFTADMTKPGLPVVNEDGTPKWRMAPSPKGPYWEEGMKLGYQDAGSWTFLDSTPDERRLAAWLYAQFTVSKTVSLKKTLVGLTPIRESDINSDAMTEAAPKLGGLVEFYRSPARVQWTPTGTNVPDYPRLAQLWWQYIAEAASGDKTPQEALDGLAEAQDTMMARLERAKVQPKCGPKLNEPRDPEYWLSQPGSPKPKLENEKPQGETVSYDELIKSWEQER
- a CDS encoding DUF2160 domain-containing protein, which codes for MNWMAWTTPTAAFFAVIGVMLALMSAWELRRPCAPRKGLLPIVTTRGDRLFIGLLGSAYWHLLLIGLTDWSIWIATALSLVWLFAVMRWG
- a CDS encoding carbohydrate ABC transporter permease, with translation MNLRKRVVLILYIAFLMVPIYWLINMSFKSNTEILGGLTLWPRDLTFDNYKVIFTDRSWYSGYINSLYYVCLNTIISLTVALPAAYAFSRFRFLGDKHLFFWLLTNRMAPPAVFLLPFFQLYSSIGLFDTHIAVALAHCLFNVPLAVWILEGFMSGVPKEIDETAYIDGYSFPKFFVKIFIPLIGSGIGVTAFFCFMFSWVELLLARTLTSVDAKPIVSVMTRTVSASGIDWGVLAAAGVLTILPGMLVIWFVRNHVAKGFALGRV